One part of the Terrimicrobium sacchariphilum genome encodes these proteins:
- a CDS encoding nitrilase-related carbon-nitrogen hydrolase has protein sequence MARNVRIGLIQATCTHSGDADPKVIKQAMIEKHIGYIEEAAKRGAQIVCLQELFFGPYFAAEQEMKWYDMVEKIPDGPTTQLMIETAKRLGIVLIVPIYEVENTGVYYNTASIIDADGTWLGKYRKSHLPHCQPGFWEKFYFRPGNLGYPVFETAVGKVGLYICYDRHYPEGARCLGLNGAEIVFNPSATVAGLSEYLWKLEQPAHAVANQYFLCAVNRVGMEKPWNIGEFYGSSYICDPRGQMVAVASRDKDEVLVETVDLDLIQEVRNVWQFYRDRRPETYEPITEL, from the coding sequence ATGGCACGCAACGTTCGCATCGGCCTCATCCAGGCCACTTGCACACACTCGGGTGACGCCGACCCGAAGGTGATCAAGCAGGCGATGATCGAGAAACATATCGGCTACATCGAGGAGGCCGCAAAACGCGGCGCTCAGATCGTCTGTCTCCAGGAGCTGTTTTTTGGCCCGTACTTCGCGGCGGAGCAGGAGATGAAGTGGTACGACATGGTGGAGAAAATCCCCGACGGCCCAACCACCCAACTCATGATCGAGACGGCCAAACGCCTCGGCATCGTGCTCATCGTCCCCATTTACGAAGTGGAGAATACCGGGGTTTACTACAACACGGCATCCATCATCGATGCCGACGGCACCTGGCTGGGCAAGTACCGCAAGAGCCATCTGCCGCATTGCCAGCCTGGCTTCTGGGAGAAGTTCTACTTCCGGCCAGGCAACCTCGGGTATCCCGTTTTTGAAACTGCCGTGGGCAAGGTTGGCCTGTATATCTGCTATGACCGCCATTACCCGGAGGGTGCGCGCTGCCTCGGGCTGAATGGCGCAGAGATCGTCTTCAATCCGTCGGCGACTGTCGCGGGCCTGAGCGAGTATCTTTGGAAGCTGGAGCAGCCAGCTCATGCCGTGGCGAACCAATACTTCCTCTGCGCGGTCAACCGCGTGGGCATGGAGAAGCCCTGGAACATTGGGGAATTCTACGGCTCCTCCTACATCTGCGACCCGCGCGGCCAGATGGTGGCGGTGGCATCCCGCGACAAGGACGAGGTGCTGGTCGAGACAGTCGACCTGGATCTCATCCAGGAAGTCCGCAATGTGTGGCAGTTTTACCGGGACCGGCGTCCGGAGACCTACGAGCCGATTACCGAGCTTTAA
- a CDS encoding glycoside hydrolase family 32 protein — MKSVLLSVRHRWLLVPSSRGVTRHRVQIYEGGKLLHDFVSPLASAEVEWWAPIDLVSSLGRQITLTSEDETLFDLVRWTQERPSPCDLYREPLRPLFHFSCRQGWLNDPNGLVWYRGEYHLFYQHNPYFTDWGNMHWGHAVSRDLVHWTELDIALFPDEHGAMFSGCAVWDKENTSGLDPDGSMALLYTGAKEDSVQCLAHSSDGREFIKYSGNPVIPTIERGNRDPKVFRDDARDRWLMALYVPDGARHAIHLLSSRDLKRWTPLSRVLGGEGKDAFLFECPDMFPLRWQDEERWILIGADGQYLIGSFDGTTFVPGTEPLRSIFGTSYYAGQTFDSEPRDRRVLIGWLRGPANGGTFSQCMSLPLEVSLAEGDDGPRIALNPVSEVETLRKPEQTWPGVSLEEGQREVLAEAMDGFALSIVISEENDGHLALQVGEIGLLYDPASRQLSCGETSVRIPGKAAALDIRIYGDRTTLEIFAAGGLIYWPIADAATSRSLSVEARRGRVDLAMISLSRMKSSWPGALD; from the coding sequence CGAGGTGGAGTGGTGGGCGCCGATCGACCTGGTCTCTTCGCTGGGGAGGCAGATAACCCTGACGTCGGAAGACGAAACACTATTCGATCTCGTTCGATGGACCCAAGAGCGTCCCAGTCCATGCGACCTTTACCGGGAGCCTCTTCGTCCTTTGTTCCATTTCTCCTGCCGTCAGGGCTGGTTGAATGACCCGAATGGCCTCGTCTGGTATCGCGGCGAGTATCATCTCTTTTATCAGCACAATCCCTATTTCACTGACTGGGGAAACATGCACTGGGGCCACGCCGTCAGTCGGGACCTTGTTCACTGGACGGAACTCGACATCGCTCTTTTCCCGGATGAGCACGGAGCCATGTTCAGCGGGTGCGCCGTCTGGGATAAGGAAAACACCAGCGGCCTCGACCCCGATGGCTCCATGGCTCTGCTCTACACCGGGGCCAAGGAAGACTCCGTCCAGTGTCTCGCTCATTCCTCCGACGGGCGGGAGTTCATCAAGTACTCCGGCAATCCGGTCATTCCCACCATCGAGAGAGGCAATCGCGATCCGAAGGTGTTTCGTGACGATGCGCGCGATCGCTGGTTGATGGCTCTTTATGTCCCGGATGGAGCTAGGCACGCGATCCATCTCCTCTCATCCCGCGACCTGAAGCGATGGACGCCTCTGAGCCGCGTGCTGGGCGGGGAGGGGAAGGATGCTTTTCTCTTTGAGTGTCCAGACATGTTCCCTCTGCGTTGGCAGGATGAGGAGAGGTGGATCCTTATCGGAGCCGATGGGCAATATCTCATCGGCTCTTTTGACGGTACCACCTTTGTGCCGGGGACCGAGCCACTGCGTTCGATTTTCGGCACTTCCTACTACGCGGGCCAGACCTTTGATAGTGAACCCCGCGACCGCCGGGTGCTCATCGGTTGGCTGCGGGGTCCGGCAAATGGAGGGACGTTCAGCCAATGCATGTCCCTGCCACTTGAGGTGTCACTGGCTGAGGGCGACGATGGCCCTCGCATCGCTCTCAATCCCGTGAGCGAGGTGGAAACATTGAGGAAACCTGAGCAAACCTGGCCCGGGGTTTCGCTCGAGGAGGGACAGCGCGAAGTCCTGGCGGAAGCCATGGATGGCTTCGCTTTGAGTATCGTGATCAGCGAAGAGAATGATGGGCATCTCGCCTTGCAGGTCGGAGAAATCGGGCTCCTCTACGATCCGGCTTCTCGCCAGCTCTCCTGCGGGGAAACCTCGGTGCGGATTCCCGGAAAAGCTGCTGCGCTCGATATTCGAATCTATGGGGATCGGACAACGCTGGAAATCTTCGCTGCGGGAGGCTTGATCTACTGGCCGATCGCCGATGCGGCGACATCGCGTTCATTGAGTGTCGAAGCCCGGCGCGGGCGCGTTGATCTGGCAATGATTTCCCTGAGCAGGATGAAATCATCGTGGCCCGGCGCTCTGGACTGA